In a genomic window of Occallatibacter riparius:
- a CDS encoding esterase, with protein sequence MLLLSKLVSLSILLTATALSAQQPTPPPIQRPAPTPNDTLKSVEVQPDRHVRFRIWAPNATEVKLQAEGPEATPDITPAEAYKNMGGVPLTKGDQGIWDVTIGPITPGIYRYNFVVDGVATTDPRNPLTSQSLTSSRSMYEVPGADFMEYKAGVPHGAIATVYYDSTATNNQRRMHIYTPPGYEAGTTRLPVLYLLHGGGDSDDSWSTVGRAGAILDNLIGQGKALPMIIVMPAGHTSTEFRLTPGVRMGHDAFNDDLVKVVLPYVDTHYRSVADRDHRALAGLSMGGAQALNIALDDSADFAWIGIFSSGWFPNTLKEEEDTDIAKFRSSGKPFKLFWVNAGKYDIALQNSHATVALLKKAGIQVDEHQSEGFHAWNNWRDYLRDFTPLLFRTAK encoded by the coding sequence ATGCTGCTCTTATCCAAACTCGTCTCGCTCTCCATCCTCCTCACCGCTACCGCCCTCTCCGCCCAGCAACCCACACCCCCTCCCATCCAGAGGCCCGCCCCCACCCCCAACGACACCCTCAAATCCGTCGAAGTCCAGCCCGACCGCCACGTCCGCTTCCGCATCTGGGCGCCCAATGCCACTGAAGTGAAGCTCCAGGCCGAAGGCCCCGAAGCCACGCCCGACATCACCCCCGCCGAGGCCTACAAGAACATGGGCGGCGTCCCCCTAACCAAAGGCGACCAGGGCATCTGGGACGTGACCATCGGCCCCATCACGCCCGGTATCTACCGCTACAACTTCGTCGTCGACGGCGTCGCCACCACCGACCCCCGTAACCCCCTCACGTCGCAGTCCCTCACCAGCTCCCGCAGCATGTATGAAGTCCCCGGCGCCGATTTCATGGAGTACAAAGCGGGAGTCCCCCATGGCGCCATCGCCACCGTTTACTACGACTCGACGGCCACCAACAACCAGCGCCGTATGCACATCTACACCCCGCCCGGCTATGAAGCCGGAACCACCCGCCTCCCTGTCCTCTATCTCCTTCACGGCGGCGGCGACTCCGACGACTCCTGGTCCACCGTCGGCCGCGCCGGAGCCATCCTCGACAACCTCATCGGCCAAGGCAAAGCCCTGCCCATGATCATCGTCATGCCCGCCGGCCACACCTCCACCGAGTTCCGCCTCACTCCCGGCGTCCGCATGGGCCACGACGCCTTCAACGACGACCTCGTCAAAGTCGTCCTCCCCTACGTCGACACCCACTACCGCTCCGTCGCCGATCGCGACCACCGTGCCCTCGCCGGCCTCTCCATGGGTGGCGCCCAGGCCCTCAACATCGCTCTCGACGACTCCGCCGACTTCGCCTGGATCGGCATCTTCAGCTCCGGCTGGTTCCCCAACACCCTCAAGGAAGAGGAAGATACCGACATCGCCAAATTCCGCTCCTCCGGCAAGCCCTTCAAGCTCTTCTGGGTCAACGCCGGCAAATACGACATCGCCCTTCAGAACAGCCATGCCACCGTCGCCCTGCTCAAAAAAGCGGGCATCCAGGTCGACGAGCACCAGAGCGAAGGCTTCCACGCCTGGAACAACTGGCGCGACTACCTCCGCGACTTCACCCCTCTCCTCTTCCGAACAGCCAAGTAG
- a CDS encoding M20 metallopeptidase family protein gives MNLRLPVVLSVAGLALPLAAQSSADLKGSVKAQLPALTETYTHLHRNPELSHHEEKTSALLAGELRKMGYEVTEHVGKYEDGKQAYGVVAVLKNGAGPRLLIRADMDALPVEEKTGLDYASTVRTKNDAGQDVGVMHACGHDIHVTVLLGTAKEMAARKAQWHGTLMLIGQPSEETIDGARAMLADGMYDRFGKPDFVLAEHDNSGFAAGSIAIKGGPLLASSTSIDVTMRGVGAHGSQPQNSKDPVLMAAEFVVLAQGIVARQVDPQQPAVLTVGTIHGGTKRNIIGEDVTMGLTLRTYSDKVRDQIIEAVKRTADGVATGYGVPQDRMPTVTVSKTEIAPATINDTALAERMRKAAETALGAEHVETPAPVMGSEDVGLFTLDGKIPGMMFWLGAAEPGKLAHAKEVGVPLPAMHSPLFAPDYAPTIETGVTAMTAMALDLLK, from the coding sequence ATGAACTTACGTCTTCCCGTTGTGTTGTCCGTCGCTGGTTTGGCCCTGCCGCTTGCGGCGCAGAGTTCCGCTGATCTCAAGGGCTCCGTCAAAGCGCAGCTTCCCGCGCTGACCGAGACCTACACGCACCTGCACCGCAATCCTGAGCTCTCGCACCATGAGGAGAAGACATCGGCGCTGCTGGCGGGCGAGTTGCGCAAGATGGGTTACGAGGTCACCGAGCACGTGGGCAAATACGAGGACGGGAAGCAGGCCTACGGCGTTGTCGCCGTGCTCAAGAACGGCGCGGGACCGCGGCTGCTGATCCGGGCCGACATGGACGCGCTGCCGGTGGAAGAGAAGACGGGGCTGGACTACGCCTCGACGGTGCGGACGAAGAACGATGCGGGCCAGGATGTGGGCGTGATGCACGCATGCGGGCACGACATACATGTGACTGTGCTGCTGGGGACGGCAAAGGAGATGGCGGCGCGCAAGGCGCAGTGGCACGGAACGCTGATGCTGATCGGGCAGCCTTCAGAGGAGACGATTGACGGCGCGCGCGCCATGCTGGCTGATGGGATGTACGACCGGTTCGGGAAGCCGGATTTCGTTCTGGCGGAGCACGATAACTCGGGGTTTGCGGCGGGCAGCATCGCCATCAAAGGCGGGCCGCTGCTGGCGAGTTCTACGAGTATCGACGTGACGATGCGGGGCGTGGGCGCGCATGGGTCGCAGCCGCAGAACAGTAAGGATCCGGTGCTGATGGCGGCGGAGTTCGTGGTGCTGGCGCAGGGCATCGTGGCGCGGCAGGTGGATCCGCAGCAGCCGGCGGTGTTGACGGTGGGCACGATTCATGGCGGCACGAAGCGCAACATCATCGGCGAAGACGTGACGATGGGGCTGACGCTGCGCACTTATTCCGACAAGGTGCGGGACCAGATCATAGAGGCGGTGAAGAGGACCGCGGATGGCGTCGCGACTGGCTACGGAGTGCCGCAGGATCGCATGCCGACTGTGACGGTGAGCAAGACGGAGATTGCGCCGGCGACGATCAATGACACAGCGCTGGCGGAGCGGATGCGCAAGGCGGCCGAGACTGCGCTGGGAGCGGAGCATGTGGAGACGCCAGCGCCTGTGATGGGGTCAGAGGACGTGGGGCTGTTCACGCTGGATGGGAAGATTCCGGGGATGATGTTCTGGCTGGGAGCTGCAGAGCCGGGGAAGCTGGCGCACGCGAAGGAGGTCGGCGTGCCGCTGCCGGCGATGCACTCGCCGCTGTTTGCGCCGGATTATGCGCCGACGATCGAGACGGGCGTGACGGCGATGACGGCGATGGCTCTGGATCTGCTCAAGTAG
- a CDS encoding PadR family transcriptional regulator — MGGKTDVWQGTLALMVLRTLETMGPQHGYGLARRIEQTSGDALELNYGTLYPALLKLEQEGYIRSRWGTSENKRKAKFYELTKAGLRQLRKAAAEWELTTEILERFLKAAPQS; from the coding sequence ATGGGCGGGAAGACTGATGTATGGCAGGGCACGCTGGCGCTGATGGTGTTGCGCACGCTTGAAACCATGGGCCCGCAGCACGGCTATGGCCTCGCACGACGCATCGAGCAAACCAGCGGCGATGCGCTCGAGCTGAATTACGGCACGCTCTACCCCGCGCTTCTCAAACTCGAGCAGGAAGGCTACATCCGCTCGCGCTGGGGTACCTCAGAGAACAAGCGCAAAGCCAAGTTCTACGAACTCACCAAGGCCGGCCTCCGCCAGCTCCGCAAAGCTGCTGCCGAATGGGAACTGACCACCGAGATACTGGAGCGCTTTTTGAAAGCCGCCCCGCAGAGCTGA
- a CDS encoding ABC transporter permease, protein MRQLRAFLIRCAAALTGRRRRDDAEAELASHLEFHIEDGIRSGLNYEEARRRALIRLGGFEQTRQAVRERQGLPWIENLVRDFRYSLRTLMRHKAVTTIAIVSIGLGIGANATIFSLVSRFVLRPAPVGDPATLLNILGTHIGDRCCNNLPWPVYNDLRSDAKSFSDFAAYYFPVPASVGGQGEPERAWGEAVSSNFFDVTQIRMVAGRGFTPSEDTQPMIILGERLWRRRFNGDPSLIGKSVDLSGRRFTVVGIAPAAFHSIDQILDTQFWVPLGTAADLVPNLPRRSARDYHWLMVVGRLKPGVSRAQADAELANLAARYAASYPATDKDNGFRTEMAGSLPDFFKGTVVIFLAALFIIVLLVLAIACANVANLLFAQAVARQREMAVRVALGATRARLRRQVLMESVLLSLGGGAFGVLFSLRATQLLSSVRLPSPVPLDLTVDMDGRVLFFTFLLSLVSGLLLGIAPAWAASRPMLTNALKGEDALARPGRRWSLRNVLIVGQIAMSVVLLSATILFLRNLESAARIDVGFQSRGMLLLSIDPRVHGYSTERTNTLLEHLRLRASGLPGVISATCTDQPPLSGGHRSDGFTIAGREDYKAVPSAELYMASSGYFETMGIPLLAGRGFRNERADGPRVAIVNKAFAERLFGNANPIGQHVHGGSWDYEIIGVAGNTKSRSLGEDTRPVLYRSLAQSIGEDASLMGYTLVVRTVGDPAALSEAVRRQVYALDSAMAIYNEETMDEHLRTAYFLPRLAAELFGVFGGIGLVLAAIGLYGVMSYAVSRRTREIGIRMAMGARRGEVQRFVLRQGLLLTAIALAIGWPAAWMLTRLAASFLYGIAPHDAWTFITAPVFLCLIALIACWVPARRAASVHPMEALRTE, encoded by the coding sequence ATGCGCCAACTGCGAGCATTTCTCATTCGTTGTGCTGCCGCGCTGACCGGCCGTCGCCGCCGCGACGATGCTGAAGCCGAACTCGCCTCCCATCTCGAGTTCCACATCGAAGACGGCATACGGTCGGGGCTCAACTATGAAGAGGCGCGCCGCCGTGCCCTCATCCGCCTCGGCGGGTTCGAACAGACTCGCCAAGCCGTCCGCGAGCGCCAGGGCCTGCCCTGGATAGAGAACCTCGTCCGCGATTTTCGTTATAGCCTTCGCACTCTGATGCGCCACAAGGCCGTGACCACCATCGCCATCGTCTCCATCGGACTTGGAATCGGCGCAAACGCCACAATCTTTTCCCTTGTCAGTCGATTCGTGCTGCGGCCCGCGCCGGTCGGCGATCCCGCAACACTCCTCAACATTCTGGGCACTCACATCGGCGACCGCTGCTGCAACAACCTGCCCTGGCCGGTCTACAACGATCTGCGCTCCGATGCGAAATCATTTTCCGACTTCGCCGCATATTACTTCCCAGTTCCAGCCTCCGTTGGCGGCCAGGGCGAGCCCGAACGCGCGTGGGGCGAGGCTGTCAGCTCGAACTTCTTCGATGTAACGCAGATTCGGATGGTCGCGGGCCGCGGCTTCACCCCCAGCGAAGATACGCAACCCATGATCATCCTCGGCGAGCGGCTCTGGCGGCGCCGCTTCAATGGCGATCCCTCTCTCATCGGCAAATCAGTCGATCTCTCCGGTCGCCGGTTCACGGTAGTCGGCATCGCACCGGCAGCCTTCCATAGCATCGACCAGATTCTCGACACGCAGTTCTGGGTGCCGCTTGGTACCGCCGCCGATCTCGTTCCGAATCTCCCCAGGAGATCTGCGCGCGACTACCACTGGTTGATGGTCGTCGGCAGGCTAAAGCCCGGCGTCTCCCGCGCCCAAGCCGATGCGGAGCTGGCGAACCTGGCTGCGCGCTATGCCGCAAGCTATCCCGCCACCGACAAGGACAATGGCTTCCGAACCGAAATGGCGGGAAGCCTGCCTGACTTCTTCAAGGGAACAGTAGTCATCTTTCTTGCGGCCTTGTTCATCATTGTCCTGCTGGTGCTGGCCATCGCCTGCGCCAACGTCGCCAACCTGCTGTTTGCGCAGGCGGTCGCGCGGCAACGCGAAATGGCGGTCCGTGTCGCCCTTGGTGCTACGCGCGCCCGGCTCCGGCGGCAGGTGCTCATGGAGAGTGTTCTGCTTTCGCTCGGCGGCGGAGCGTTCGGGGTTCTCTTCTCCCTGCGCGCCACGCAGTTGCTCTCGTCGGTGCGCCTGCCATCTCCCGTGCCGCTCGACCTCACGGTCGATATGGACGGGCGCGTTCTGTTCTTCACGTTCCTCCTGAGTCTTGTCAGCGGACTGCTCCTCGGGATCGCGCCGGCGTGGGCCGCGTCGCGTCCCATGCTTACCAACGCCCTCAAGGGAGAAGACGCGCTCGCCCGTCCGGGCCGGCGATGGTCGCTTAGAAACGTGCTGATTGTCGGCCAGATCGCTATGTCGGTGGTGCTGCTCTCCGCTACCATTCTGTTCCTGCGCAACCTTGAGAGCGCGGCCAGGATCGATGTCGGATTCCAATCGCGCGGCATGCTCCTACTCTCCATCGATCCGCGCGTTCACGGCTACTCCACCGAACGCACCAACACTCTTCTTGAGCACCTTCGTCTCCGCGCCTCCGGGCTTCCCGGCGTCATCTCTGCCACCTGCACCGATCAGCCTCCACTCAGCGGAGGCCACCGGAGCGACGGATTCACGATTGCCGGCCGCGAGGACTACAAGGCGGTACCCTCGGCCGAACTCTACATGGCCTCATCGGGCTACTTTGAGACGATGGGTATCCCACTCCTCGCTGGGCGTGGCTTTCGCAACGAAAGAGCTGATGGTCCCCGGGTCGCGATCGTGAACAAGGCATTCGCAGAACGCTTGTTCGGCAACGCCAACCCCATAGGACAACACGTCCACGGCGGTAGTTGGGACTACGAGATCATTGGCGTCGCCGGCAATACTAAGTCCCGTTCGCTCGGCGAGGATACGCGCCCGGTTCTCTACCGCTCGCTGGCACAGAGCATTGGCGAAGACGCGTCCCTGATGGGCTACACGCTGGTGGTTCGCACCGTTGGCGATCCGGCAGCGCTGAGTGAGGCCGTGCGTCGTCAGGTGTACGCGCTCGATTCGGCCATGGCCATCTACAACGAGGAGACGATGGATGAGCACCTGCGCACCGCGTATTTTCTGCCGCGGCTGGCGGCGGAATTATTCGGAGTTTTCGGTGGCATTGGCCTTGTCCTCGCCGCCATCGGCCTCTACGGCGTGATGAGTTACGCAGTCTCGCGGCGCACGCGCGAAATCGGCATCCGCATGGCAATGGGCGCGCGGCGTGGAGAGGTGCAACGATTCGTTCTACGTCAGGGGCTGCTGCTCACCGCGATTGCCCTGGCGATCGGCTGGCCCGCGGCCTGGATGCTCACTCGCCTTGCGGCCAGCTTCCTGTATGGAATCGCGCCGCACGATGCCTGGACATTCATCACTGCCCCCGTCTTTCTCTGCCTCATTGCACTGATTGCATGTTGGGTGCCGGCCCGCCGCGCCGCTTCCGTCCACCCCATGGAAGCGCTACGCACGGAGTAG